The following DNA comes from Marispirochaeta aestuarii.
CCTGGGATCGATTCTGACCAGCAGGAAAACCCGTATAATCAACGATCTTCCCCGGCACTACGAAGAGATACACCAGTCCGAATCTACTAAACTTATCCTGGAGGAAGGAATCAGGGCCAGCATCACGGTACCTATCGAGATCCAGGAGATTATGGCCGAAACCACCCGGGCCTTTGTTTCTCTAATGGAGCGCAAGGACAACGAGACCTCCCTGCATATTATCAGGATGTCCCGTTATTCCTACATCCTGGCCCGGGAGCTGGCGAAGAGCGATTCATCCATTACTCCCATGATGCTGCGGGAGATCCTCTGGTTCGCCCCCCTCCACGACATAGGCAAGATCGGGATACCCGACAGGGTCCTGCAGAAAAACGGTCCCCTCGACGGCAGAGAGAGGTCGCTTATCGAGGACCATGTCAATATAGGCCTTTCGGTCATTCACAGCATGAACTCAGGGGTAAACAGGATCATAGACCTGGAACTCCTGAATACCGCGGAAAACATCATAGCCAGCCATCATGAACGCTTCGACGGCACCGGGTATCCCAGGGGACTCGCAGGCAAGGATATTCCCGTCTCCGGACGTATCGTCGCCCTGGCGGACGTTTTTGATGCCCTCACCTCAAAACGGCCGTACAAGGAGGCCTTTTCCATCGATAAGTCCATGGGAATCATCGAGGCGGGCCTGGGCAGCCATTTCGATCCCGACGTATACGCGGCCTTCCTGAAGGCCCTGCCGGAAATCCGCCTTGTGTATGACAGATACAAGGAGATTTAATCCAGCACTTCGTACTGGCCCATCATTCCGGCATCTTCATGTTCCAGCAGATGACAATGGTACATGTAAATCCCCGGATATTCGCCGAACTCCATGAGAAGCCGGACCCGGTCCCCCGGCCAGAGCAGCACCGTATCCTTGAATCCCGACAGTTCCGGAGGCGGCGGATCTCCGTTTATATCGATAATCCTGAACTGAAGCCCATGTACATGAAAATTGTGAGGGGTGTTCATCATCATTCCGGCGGTGCTGACCTCCCACACCTCGGTACTCATGGCGGCAACCCGTTCATCCACCCGGGCCATGTCCATTCTCCGGCCGTTTATTGTAAGGCTCCCACCGGGTCCCATGGTGGACATTACGAAGGAGCGCCTCCCCGCAGCCCGGGGAATCTCCGCCGCCGGCAGTGACGCGAGCCGGGAAGGAAGCTCTCCATTATTCCGCAGTTCATCGCCGGGATTCACAAGCAGGGCAGTATAAACTGCCCCAAAGGAGGACTCCGCCTGCAGGACTGTATTCCGCCCCTGCTGCTCCCTGAGGTCGAGGATCACTTCCGCCCGCTCTCCGGGAGAAAGAACCAGGGTTTTCAAGGGCACAGGTCTGGAAAGAAGCCCTCCGTCGGAAGCAATCTGGATGAACTCGGGACCTTCGGGAAGACTCAGTCGCAGTATGGTGGAGTTGCTGCCGTTCAACAGCCTCAGGCGGAGCAGGCGGGTTTGGGCCCTGAAAACCGGTTCAATCCCTCCGTTTGTCAGCAGAACGTTGCCGCCGTACCCGTGTATTATATCCGGCATACGCGGTTCGTAGCGAAAGCCGCCGTCCCTGCTGAAACGCCGCTCCTGCAGTACCAGGGGGATATCATCGATCCCGTACTCATCCGGAAGACCTGCAGGGCCCGATGGATCAGTTACAATCATCATCCCCGCCAGTCCCCGGTAGACCTGTTCGGCCGTAGTCCCCATGCGATGAGGATGATACCAGAGGCTGGCCGCAGGCTGGTTTACGGTAAACTCGGCTATCCAGGTTTCCCCCGGTCCAATCGGCTGTCGGGGTCCGCCGTCCGCTTCAGCGGGAAGATAAGCACCGTGCCAGTGGACGGTGGTCGTTTCCCTCAGGCTGTTTCGTACGCGGATCGAAACCCTCTCCCCCTGTCTGAGATGAAGGGTGGGACCGAGATAATCGCCGTCATACCCCATGGTGGGAACAGGAATACCGGAGAAAAACTCCAGCTCCCCTTCAGATGCCGTAACAGTATATTCCCTGACTCCGTCGCTGCGAAGACGTCCCTCACGGAGGGGAGGAACAATCAGCGCCTCCCCCGGTTCAGCCTCCAGGGAAAAGAAGGTCAACAGGAACAGAATGAGCCATCGCCATTTCACACAAAACCTCCTGAAAGGCCTGAATCCGGTTCAGCCCCTTCAGGATAAATCTAATCACATTTGGCGTACCAGTCTAATATGAGGGCCCATGAATTGATCAGGCGGATCTTCCCCTCTGCAGACGCAATCTCCGGAGAAGACTGCGGAGGCTCAGGGCCGCTACATAGATTCCGCCGCTTACCAGGATGGTCATGGCACCGGTAGGGACATCCAGGGTGTAGCTGCTGTAGAGCCCTGCCGCATTGGAGACCGCGCAGATAATCCCTCCATACAGCATCATTCCCGACAGCCGCCGGGCAAAAAGACCCGCGGTGGCCGCAGGCAGGGTCAGCATGGCTATAACCATGACGATCCCCACGGTTGATACCATGAGCACCACAGTTACTGCGGTCAGGGTTACCAGAAGGATCATGAAGAACCCGGTGGGTACGTTTCTGGTTCTGGCATAGGGTTCGTCAAAACAGACCGCCTGAAGCTGGGGGTAAAAGAGCAGAACCATGACTACCACCAGCAGATTGAGGACCATAATGAGCAGCAGGTCCCCCTTCCCTATCAGCAGTATGTTTCCGAACAGGTAACTCATGGGGTCCATGTACCCCGGGGTCTTTGCAATGAAGAGGAGACCGATGGCCATGCCCACCGCCCAGATGGCTCCAATTATGGTATCCTCCCGCTCCGCTGCATAGAGGTTCACCAGGGCAATAATCCAGGCGGAGAGCAGGGCCGCCACGGTGGCCCCGAAAAGAGGAGAGACCCAGGAAATTTCATGAACCACCTTCAAATAGAGGGAGCCCCCCAGTCCGGCCAGGGCTGCATGGCTGACGGCGCCGGCGATATAACTGATTCTGCGGACAACTACAAAAGAGCCCACCATGCCGAAGGCCGCTGAGGAAAGGAGCCCTGCGATAAGGGCATAGCGGATAAAGGGCATGGAAGGATTGGTAAGGGCTTCAATAAATGCGCTCACCGCTGTGCCTCCTCGCCGGGGTGGGGAAGTTTAATATCGTGACGGACAGCCCTTACGGACTGGCCGTAGGAGGCATGCACCAGATCGGCCCCGGCATCTTCGGCGGGATGCTCCTCAAGTCCCCGGTTCACACAGAAGACCCGGTCAGTAATCCCGGAAACATAGCCCGTATCGTGGGTCACCAGCAGCACGGTCCGCTCCTTTGCCAGCTCCGAAACCAGCTGAATAAAACGCTCGCTCATAAAGGCGTCCACGTTGGCGGTGGGTTCGTCAAGAAGCAGAATGCGGGGGTCCCCCACAAGGGCCCGGGCGATCAGCACCCGCTGGCGCTGCCCCCCGGAGAGGGCGGAGAAGGAGTTTTTAGCCAGATCCTCCATGCCTACCCGTTCCATGGCCTCCCGGGCATGGCTGCGGTCTCCGGCGGAATAGAAGCCGAAGCGGGGCTTTATGCGCCCGCTTAAGACGACCTCCTCCACGGTTATGGGAAAACGCTCGTCGAAGCGGGCGTACTGGGGAACATACCCGATCAGGTGAAGGGCTTCCCTGGAGGGTTTTCCGAGGATTTCCAGGCTGCCGCTCCGGGGTTCAAGGATACCCAGGAGGATTTTCAGCAGGGTGCTTTTTCCCCCTCCGTTGGGACCCACAATGGTCACCATTTCGCCCGCCTGTACCTGGAAACTGACATCCTTGAGGACCGGCTTGTCATCGTAGGCAAAGGAGATGTTCCGGGCATGGATAACACAGCAGGGTTCGGGTTTGCTCACCGGGAGACCCCCTGTGCTACTTCCCTGGCCAGGGACCGCAGGGTTTCCATATAGTCCTCCGCCAGGGGAGCGACAGGTACGACAGCACCGTCAATGGCGTCGGCTACGGCCCGGGCGCTCTTTTCCGGAAATTCCGGCTGGACAAAGATCACCTTCACCTTCTCTTCCCGCGCCTCCATTACAACCTGTTCCAGAAGAGCGGGGCTCGGTTCCTTTCCTCCGGTTTCGATGGCTTCCTGGCGCAGTCCGTAACGGTCGGCAAAATAGCCGAAGGCAGGATGATAAACAAAGAGGAGGCTTCCCTTTGCGGGAGCGAGGATTTCCTCAAGCTCTTCGTGGAGACTGTCCAGATCGGCGGCGAACTTCCGGTACCCCTCACGATACGCGTCAGCTTTCCCGGGATCCAGTTCAATAAGCGCGTCCCTCATGACAGCCCCCTGCTCTTTGACAAGCAGCGGATCCATCCAGATATGGGGATCGGGTTCACCTTTCTCCTCCCCGTGTTCGTCCCCATGGTCATCATCATGGCCATGGGCCTCGAGGTAACGCTTGGTAATTCCCCGGTCGGTGGCCACTATCCGCAGGGACGTAAGGGTCGATGAGACCCTCTCCAGAAAGGCTTTCTCGAAGGAGACACCTATAGTAAAAAAGAGGTCGGCCTTTCCCAGGGAGACCATCTGCCGGGGAGAAGGTTCGTAGGTTGCAGGGCTCTTTCCCGGGGGCACCATGACCGAGACATCCACATTTTCGCCGCCTATACTCTCTGCAAAATACTTTTGGGGCAGGATTGAGACAAAAACATTGATCCTCCCCCTCTCTGAAGAAGGAGCGTCCTTCTGGCCGCCGGCGGACAGAAGGGTCACTGAAGAAATTACAAGCACAAGAACTCTGAATAAACGGTTCATCTGTTACTCCTTGCCGTTTCCGGATTTTAGGGAAGCCTGATAGTCGCAAAAAAGAATTGATTCTCCGCAGCCGTCACCGCACTGTCCAACCCGATGGTGCCTGGAGAACTCCTTCCAGTGTTCCCGCTGGGAGGGACTCAGAATACCCGAACCCTGACAGAGGGGACAGGTGCTGTCCAGGGCTTCGAGCAGAGCCCTGCGGATAAACTCGGAACGGTTAGGCAATGCATGCAGGAGTTCTGCAAGTCTCTCATCCGCCTTGAAGGTAACCACACTCTCTTTTTTCATTTCGTACCTCTCGGGACCCTCGTATTACTTTGTATTACACTTCTTTAGATATACGTACATTGAGCATTACGGTCAAGAGGAAAAGGGGAAAATCTGTTTTATGACCATTTTTATAATGTTGCTGTTCCCTTTTTCCCCGGCTGGTTGTATTTTCTCAGTATGACTATGGGCAATGGACACGAAAACTTCTTCCGGAGCCGCTGAGCTATGGCGGGAACCTATTTCGACTATGTAATCGTAGGCGCCTCCCGGGCAGGGGTAAGCTGCGCCGAAGGAATTCGCAGTCTTGACTCTTCCGGATCGGTTCTTCTGATCTCCCGGGAAAAGGTACTCCCCTACAAGCGTACCAAACTGAGCAAGGAGCTTCATAACAATTACGGGGACCAGGACTTTCTGCTCCATCCTCCCGGGTGGTACGAGGAACAGAGAATCACCGTCTATCTGGGGGCCGAAGCGGTTGATCTGGCACCCCATATCTATACCCTCTTCCTGGCGGACGGGAGGAAGATCGCCTATGGCCGGCTGTGCATCGCCTCCGGAGCCTCACCCCTGGAAATTCCGGATCCTGCCCCTGTCCGGTACCTCAGGGAAAAAAGCGAAGGTCAGAGTATCTTCCGGGAGGCCCGGGACTGGCAACGGGTCTGTGTTGTGGGTAACGGTATTCAGGGCGTAGAACTCGCGGAGCAGTTCAAGCTCATGGGCAAGGAGGTCGACCTGACAGGACCGGATTCCCGACCCATGGCTTCCCGGGTCGACCCGGCCATGTCGAAGCTGATAGAGCAGGACCTCCTGGACCATGGCGTCCATGTCCGGAACCGCTATACCCTGAACGAGACCGGGGGCAGGTCCGAATGGGACGGTATCGTAGCCTCCGTGGGAATAAATCCCGCTGCCCTCTGGCTAAATGACTCAGGAATAGAGACATTGAGCGGGGTCGTGATCGACACCCGTTGCAGAACATCCGAAGCTGAGATCTACGCCGCCGGAGACATCGCCGAGCCGGTATTTCCCTTTACCTCCGGTCTCTGGCACAGCGCTGAATATCAGGGTTTTACCGCCGGTATCAACATGGCCGGGGGAGAAGCGGAACTCGAACAAAAACCCTTCCGATTGAAACTGGACCTTTTTGACCGGCACTTTTACGCCCTCTGGTACAACCCTGCCCTGGAAGCAGATCCGGGAGTTGAATCAGTCAAACTCCAACAG
Coding sequences within:
- a CDS encoding metal ABC transporter permease; the protein is MSAFIEALTNPSMPFIRYALIAGLLSSAAFGMVGSFVVVRRISYIAGAVSHAALAGLGGSLYLKVVHEISWVSPLFGATVAALLSAWIIALVNLYAAEREDTIIGAIWAVGMAIGLLFIAKTPGYMDPMSYLFGNILLIGKGDLLLIMVLNLLVVVMVLLFYPQLQAVCFDEPYARTRNVPTGFFMILLVTLTAVTVVLMVSTVGIVMVIAMLTLPAATAGLFARRLSGMMLYGGIICAVSNAAGLYSSYTLDVPTGAMTILVSGGIYVAALSLRSLLRRLRLQRGRSA
- a CDS encoding multicopper oxidase family protein — translated: MKWRWLILFLLTFFSLEAEPGEALIVPPLREGRLRSDGVREYTVTASEGELEFFSGIPVPTMGYDGDYLGPTLHLRQGERVSIRVRNSLRETTTVHWHGAYLPAEADGGPRQPIGPGETWIAEFTVNQPAASLWYHPHRMGTTAEQVYRGLAGMMIVTDPSGPAGLPDEYGIDDIPLVLQERRFSRDGGFRYEPRMPDIIHGYGGNVLLTNGGIEPVFRAQTRLLRLRLLNGSNSTILRLSLPEGPEFIQIASDGGLLSRPVPLKTLVLSPGERAEVILDLREQQGRNTVLQAESSFGAVYTALLVNPGDELRNNGELPSRLASLPAAEIPRAAGRRSFVMSTMGPGGSLTINGRRMDMARVDERVAAMSTEVWEVSTAGMMMNTPHNFHVHGLQFRIIDINGDPPPPELSGFKDTVLLWPGDRVRLLMEFGEYPGIYMYHCHLLEHEDAGMMGQYEVLD
- a CDS encoding metal ABC transporter solute-binding protein, Zn/Mn family produces the protein MNRLFRVLVLVISSVTLLSAGGQKDAPSSERGRINVFVSILPQKYFAESIGGENVDVSVMVPPGKSPATYEPSPRQMVSLGKADLFFTIGVSFEKAFLERVSSTLTSLRIVATDRGITKRYLEAHGHDDDHGDEHGEEKGEPDPHIWMDPLLVKEQGAVMRDALIELDPGKADAYREGYRKFAADLDSLHEELEEILAPAKGSLLFVYHPAFGYFADRYGLRQEAIETGGKEPSPALLEQVVMEAREEKVKVIFVQPEFPEKSARAVADAIDGAVVPVAPLAEDYMETLRSLAREVAQGVSR
- a CDS encoding metal ABC transporter ATP-binding protein: MSKPEPCCVIHARNISFAYDDKPVLKDVSFQVQAGEMVTIVGPNGGGKSTLLKILLGILEPRSGSLEILGKPSREALHLIGYVPQYARFDERFPITVEEVVLSGRIKPRFGFYSAGDRSHAREAMERVGMEDLAKNSFSALSGGQRQRVLIARALVGDPRILLLDEPTANVDAFMSERFIQLVSELAKERTVLLVTHDTGYVSGITDRVFCVNRGLEEHPAEDAGADLVHASYGQSVRAVRHDIKLPHPGEEAQR
- a CDS encoding NAD(P)/FAD-dependent oxidoreductase produces the protein MAGTYFDYVIVGASRAGVSCAEGIRSLDSSGSVLLISREKVLPYKRTKLSKELHNNYGDQDFLLHPPGWYEEQRITVYLGAEAVDLAPHIYTLFLADGRKIAYGRLCIASGASPLEIPDPAPVRYLREKSEGQSIFREARDWQRVCVVGNGIQGVELAEQFKLMGKEVDLTGPDSRPMASRVDPAMSKLIEQDLLDHGVHVRNRYTLNETGGRSEWDGIVASVGINPAALWLNDSGIETLSGVVIDTRCRTSEAEIYAAGDIAEPVFPFTSGLWHSAEYQGFTAGINMAGGEAELEQKPFRLKLDLFDRHFYALWYNPALEADPGVESVKLQQDRDMEYCRIFHRGDDFVSALYCGDPSIGKTIITPLVRQGAAFREIVEGIEKRHAVRPV